From the genome of Pseudomonas putida:
TCGGTCATCGCGCGATCGGCATTGGCGTTGAGCACCAGCCGCGCCTTGATCTCGCTCTTGCCCTGCGTGGTGGTCGAACTGAGGTACTCGATGCCGCTGGCCGTGGCGATGGACTGCGCGATCGGTGTGGTCACGAAGCCTTGCATCACTTCCTGGGTCGCGCCTGGCAAGGTGGTGCTCACGCTGATGGTGGCGTTTTCGAGATAGGGGTACTGCCGCACGGGCAGCATGAACACGGCGGTGGCACCCATCAGCAGGATCAACAGGCTGACCACCAGTGCCAGGATGGGGCGGCGGATGAAAATGTCGGTGAAATGCATCGTGTCGTCTCCCTAGCGTGCGCTGGCGGTAGATGCCACCGCCGGGGCGGCACGCAGCACTGCGGCGGCAGGAGCGGCCGCGTTGATCTTCACCGTCGCGCCGGGCGGTAGCCGGTTCTGGCCCGCTGTCACCACGATGTCGCCGGGCTTGACGCCATGCGTCACTAGGACTTCCTCGCCGAGCCGGCGACCAGTGACGACCGGCACGGCGACCGCCTTACCGATTCCCTGCGCGTCGGCATCTTGCACGAGCACCACGCTGTCACCGGAAGCCGAAGTCTGGATCGCCGTCAGCGGCAACACGATGGCGTCGGTCGTGACGGGCAACGCCAGCCGCGCCGTCGCGTACATGCCGGACCTCAGCAGCCGATCGGCATTGGGCAACAGTGCTTGCACGGCCACGTTGCGGGTTTCGCCGTCGATGCGCGGTTCGATGGTGCTGATTTTGGCGGTGAATACCCGACCCGGCGCGGCGTCCACTGTGACCTGCACCGGCGCGCCCGGCGTCAGCTTGGACAAGTCCTGCTGCGGCAGCGTGAAGTTGACGTAGAGCGGGTCGAGCTGGGTCAGCGTGGCGATCGCATCGCCGGCATTGAGGTACTGGCCGGGATTGATCCGCCGGATGCCGATCTGGCCGGAGAACGGCGCGCGAATGCTTTTCTGCTGGATACGTGCGTCCAGTTGCCGCACCGCCGCGACGGCCTGGGCGGCCTCCGCCTTGCGTTGTTCGAGCAATTCACGTGGCTCGGCGCCGGTAGGGGCCAGTTCCTGCGAGCGCCGGAGTTGCAACTGGGTGAAATCGGCCTTGGCCGCAGCAGCGGCACGATCCGCTTGTTCGGGAGCGTCGTAGAGCTGAATCAGCACCGTCCCTTCCTTCACGGACTGGCCGGCGTCGAAATTGATGGCGGTCACGCGGCCCGACGTGTCGGGGGCCAGCAGCACTTCGCGCACGGCTTGCAAATTGCCGACGGCCTGCAACTCCTCGGCCACGCCGCGAGGTTCGGCGCGTATCGTCGAGACCGGCATCGGCGGCATGGCGTGGTGTTCAGCGCCACCGCTGCGGGTGGTACGCCAGGCATACAGCAGGCCGAAGACCACGACGAGGCCAATGACGCTGATAACAACGGGTTTGGCACGGGAGATAACGGCGGTGCTCATGCGTTCCTCCCGACGACAACGGGGATGGGGATGGCGCGTGATCGGCTGTGCGGGGCCGATCCACCAAGGCAAAGTGAGTGCATAGGGGAATTTCCTCGGGAAGAACGGGGTATTCGTTCGGCCGGCCAAGCACGCTGGATTGAGGCATGACAAACCACGATGAAGCGCAGTCTATCCGTGTGAGCACAGTTCTACATTGCGAAAGCAAGTCAATTTATTTCGCAATACGGCCAAAGGCATGGAGACAATTGAATTTGGCCTAACTGAATAACAATCTGGCTTAATTTCACCATCATGCCCGTTCAGTTCCATTGTCAAATAAAGCATCTAAACGCAAATGAGTATTGTTTGATGCTAGATCTCACGACTACTGGAAAGCTCCGTTGGCAAATTGATGTGCGCGCAATGCCCGCCGTCTATCCTCATCTGGATGGGCCGTGCAAGGGCGTCATGAGGAGCGCGCCCCGCACTATGCTTGGCTCGGCAGTTGCGGCGGCAATTTTCATTAGCGCGCAGGGCGCATTCGCCGCCGAGCCAACACAGATCCAAAACAAGGATGGGGAAAAATCGTCTCAAGAGGCGATGACCTTGCCGGCCGTCACCGTAACGGGCCGCGTGGATGCGGCGGCAACCGAGGGTACAGGTTCCTACACCACCGGCGAGACGGCGGCGGCGACCCGCCTGCCGCTGTCGCTGCGGGAAACACCGCAGTCGGTGACGGTCATCACGCGCCAGCGTATGGACGACCAGCAATTGAATTCGGTGCAGGACGTGCTGGAGAACACCACGGGCGTCGCGTCGTACCAGTCCGACAGCGAGAGAACGAGCTTCTATTCGCGCGGCTTCCTGATCAACAACATTCAATACGACGGCATACCCACTGTCGTCGGCGACATCATCAACGGCAGCGGCATCGGTTCTCTCGATACCGCGTTCTATGATCGTGTCGAAGTCGTGCGCGGCGCCTCCGGCTTGCTGACCGGCACCGGCAACCCCTCGGCCGCAATCAACTTGGTGCGCAAACGGCCGACCCGTGAATTCTCGGCGGCCGCCTCGCTCGGCGCAGGGAGCTGGGACACCTACCGGGGCATGGCCGACGTCTCGACACCGCTGACCGAGGACGGTCGCATCCGCGCGCGCATGGTGGGAACGTACCAGGACGGACACTCGTACATCGACGGCTACAAGCCGGAGAGGAAGGGGTTCTACGGCATCATCGAGGCGGATCTGACCGAGGACACGACGGTGAGCCTGGGCTACGACTATCAGGACATCACGCCGAAAGGCTCGACCTGGGGCGGCTTGCCGCTATGGTTCAGCGACGGCACGCAGGCGGAGTATTCGCGCTCCAAGACCTACGCGCAGGACTGGAGCTATTGGGACAACACGCTCAAGACGGCGTTTGCCGAAATCGAGCACCGCTTCGCCAACGGCTGGAACGTCCGGGCCGTCGCCAACCAGTACCGCACCGAATACGATGCCGAGTTACTCGGCTTGGTCGGTTACCCCGATCGCAGCACGGGACTGGGTACCTATCCCTACGGGGCCTATCCGGTGGCACTGGCGGCCCAAGGGCGCAGCCGTCAAAACACCTTCGATGTGATGGCCAGCGGCCCCTTCGAGCTGCTGGGCCGTCAGCATGAACTGGTGGTCGGGGCGACGAGTTCGCGTCGCACCGCCAGCAAGGAGGAAGTCTCGCCGTTCTATCCAGGCTTTGTGCCAGTCAATGTCTATGACCTGAGCACTGCCTATCCCCGACCCGACTTCGATGCCATGGCTTCGATCCCGACGCGCACCAGGATCAAGCAGAGCGGCTTCTACAGCGCCGCCCGGTTTTCGCTGGCCGATCCTCTGAAGCTCATCGTCGGCGGCCGCTTCAGCAACTATGAAATCGACGAGAGCGTCAGCGGCACGCCTTTCCACTACAAGAAGACCAGCGAATTCACCCCATATGCCGGCTTGATCTACGACATCGGCAAGACCTACTCGGCCTACCTCAGCTACACCGGCATCTTCAACCCGCAGACCGATTATCGGGACAGCAACGGCAACGTGCTCATGCCGTCCAAGGGGAAAACCAAGGAAATCGGCCTGAAAGGCGAGTACCTCGACGGGCGTCTGAATGCGTCGGTCGCCTTGTTCGAGACCGAGCTGGACAACGCGGCACAGATCGTCGCCGGAAGCTATACGCCAGGCGGCGCCCAAGCCTACAAAGGCGTCGATGGCACGAAGTCGCGCGGGATCGAGCTGGACTTACAGGGCGAGTTGGCGCGTGGCTGGAACATCTACGCTGGTATCGCCCACTTCACGGCGAAAGATGGCGATGACGTCCGCTTGAATTCGCAAATACCGCGCACCACGGCCCAGCTATTCACCACCTACCAGTTGCCGGGAGAGTGGAACAAATTGACGCTGGGTGGAGGCGTCAAATGGCAAAGCCGCATCTACCAGGCCCCAAACACCGGCACCAGCTCACTGGGCGGGGAGCAGAGTTCTTATGCCCTGGTGTCACTGGTGGGGCGTTACGCCATCACGAAGAAGATCAACGTGGCAGTCAACGTCAACAACTTGTTCGACAAGAAGTACGCGCTACAGAAGGGCGACTTCGACACCGTGACTTATGGCGCACCGCGCAACGTGATGGTGACGCTGAACTACAAGTTGTGAGTGTGCCCGCGTGGCGCATCCGCCCTCCCGAATATCCGAGCTTCGCCAGAGAGAAAGCCATGTTGTCCAAATCCCCGCCCTGCCAGCAGCCCCCTGTGACCGTGACCCACCAACAGAACAGGATTGCCTTGTTCTGGCTGACCACCGCCGTTGGTGCCGTGCTATTCGTGACGCTGCAATCGTTCTCCTACGTCAACGACTACGTGGTGGCGCACGGCGCGATGCCCACCATCACGTTCGATGCCGGCGCGCTGTGGATGGTCTCCGCGTTCTATGGCGCCTGGATCGTCACGGTACTGCTGGCCTTGGCCGGAACTGCCAGGACGCAATGGGCCGCACTGAGTCTTGGCGGCCTGATGGTCATCCTGAACACCGCCGCTGGAGTCTTCGATGGGCTGCGGGATGGCGGGCACATCGCGTTCTCGGCCGTGTTCTTCATCGCGCTGCCCGGCCTATGCGCCATCGTCGCGGCCTGGCGCCACCTCAAGAGCAAAGGAGCACGTGATGTCGATGAATAGCTCGAACTTCCCCTTCGTCTGGATGAGTTTTTCGCAGGAGCCGGGGCATGACCCCGAAAAGGACTTCGAGGAATTCGAGGCCAACCTGAAGCGCGGCGAACCGTTCGTGCTGCTGAGCGATTCGGCGCCGGACGCAGACCATGAGCACACGCCGGAAGAAAAGAAGCGCACTTCGCTCTGGATGAAGAAGCACAAGACCGAGTTGCGCAAGCTGGTTCTGGCGATGGTCCTGGTCGAACCCAGCCCGGCCAAGCGCCTGGGCTTCAAGGCGTTTGCGGTGGTCTTCGCCAAGTTCTGGGGCTACCCGTTGATTCTTGCTTCGTCACGCGAGGAAGCGATGGAGATGGCCAAGGGACTGCTGCCTGGGCACCCCACGTCAGCCGCTGCGTCGTAGCGCGCAATGGCCCGCCATCGATCATCGAGCATACCGATATGTCATCCGAACGTCCCCCTTACCAACTGCATCCCGTGACGGTCACCCGCTGCCAGCAGGTTGCGCCACACATGAAGCGCATCACCATTGATGGCAGTTGCCTGTCCACGCTGCGGCCCGGTCTTCCGTCCCAATGGTTCAAGCTGTTCGTCCCGCTGGGAAACGGCCAACGCAGCAGCGGGCGAGCCTATACGGTTCGCTGCTTCGACCAGGCCACCCATGAACTTGACATCGACATCTTTCTGCACGGCGACAACGGCCCCGTGTCCGCCTGGGCCGAGCGCGTGCAGGTCGGCGATGGGTTCGAGATCAGCGACGTGCATCCGCGCAGCGGCTTTTCCATCGATCCCGCCACGGAACACTACCTGCTGTTCGGTGACGAAACGGCATTGCCCGCGATCGGTGCGATCCTGGAAGCACTGCCGGCGCACGCCAAAGCGCAAGTGTTTGCTGAGGTGGCCAACCCAGCCGAGCGGCAGGCTCTGACCAGTGCAGCCGCATTGTCCGTGAGTTGGCTGTTCCGTGACGACGACGCGCAAGCGTCTTCCATGCCGCTGCTGGAAGCTGCCCCCAAGGCGTTGGACGTTGCAGGGGACGCCGCGATGATTTGGGTCGCGGCCGAATCCGCGCAGGTAGCCGCCATTCGCAGGCTGATGAAAGTGCGTGGCGTCGATCGAACCCGCCTGAATGCAACGGGCTACTGGAAACGCGGCGAGGCCGACCACCGCGACGAAGAGGCGTGAGTCGTCCGCTAAGAGGAAGATTGTTATGGACATGCGTAAGCGAGGTTTTATCAAGTCGCCGGCGGAAATCGCCATGGCGCGCGCCGCCGGGGCGCTGGCCGCCGAGGTGCTGCACATGATTTCGGCGCATGTGAAGCCGGGCGTCACCACCGAAGAACTAGATCGCCTGTGCCACGACCACATCGTCAACGTGCAGCGGGCCGTTCCCGGCAACGTCGGCTACCACGGCTTCCCGAAGACCGTCTGCACTTCCGTCAACCACGTGGTCTGCCACGGCATTCCTTCGACGCAGAAGGTCTTGAAGA
Proteins encoded in this window:
- a CDS encoding efflux RND transporter periplasmic adaptor subunit; its protein translation is MSTAVISRAKPVVISVIGLVVVFGLLYAWRTTRSGGAEHHAMPPMPVSTIRAEPRGVAEELQAVGNLQAVREVLLAPDTSGRVTAINFDAGQSVKEGTVLIQLYDAPEQADRAAAAAKADFTQLQLRRSQELAPTGAEPRELLEQRKAEAAQAVAAVRQLDARIQQKSIRAPFSGQIGIRRINPGQYLNAGDAIATLTQLDPLYVNFTLPQQDLSKLTPGAPVQVTVDAAPGRVFTAKISTIEPRIDGETRNVAVQALLPNADRLLRSGMYATARLALPVTTDAIVLPLTAIQTSASGDSVVLVQDADAQGIGKAVAVPVVTGRRLGEEVLVTHGVKPGDIVVTAGQNRLPPGATVKINAAAPAAAVLRAAPAVASTASAR
- the fhuE gene encoding ferric-rhodotorulic acid/ferric-coprogen receptor FhuE — encoded protein: MLDLTTTGKLRWQIDVRAMPAVYPHLDGPCKGVMRSAPRTMLGSAVAAAIFISAQGAFAAEPTQIQNKDGEKSSQEAMTLPAVTVTGRVDAAATEGTGSYTTGETAAATRLPLSLRETPQSVTVITRQRMDDQQLNSVQDVLENTTGVASYQSDSERTSFYSRGFLINNIQYDGIPTVVGDIINGSGIGSLDTAFYDRVEVVRGASGLLTGTGNPSAAINLVRKRPTREFSAAASLGAGSWDTYRGMADVSTPLTEDGRIRARMVGTYQDGHSYIDGYKPERKGFYGIIEADLTEDTTVSLGYDYQDITPKGSTWGGLPLWFSDGTQAEYSRSKTYAQDWSYWDNTLKTAFAEIEHRFANGWNVRAVANQYRTEYDAELLGLVGYPDRSTGLGTYPYGAYPVALAAQGRSRQNTFDVMASGPFELLGRQHELVVGATSSRRTASKEEVSPFYPGFVPVNVYDLSTAYPRPDFDAMASIPTRTRIKQSGFYSAARFSLADPLKLIVGGRFSNYEIDESVSGTPFHYKKTSEFTPYAGLIYDIGKTYSAYLSYTGIFNPQTDYRDSNGNVLMPSKGKTKEIGLKGEYLDGRLNASVALFETELDNAAQIVAGSYTPGGAQAYKGVDGTKSRGIELDLQGELARGWNIYAGIAHFTAKDGDDVRLNSQIPRTTAQLFTTYQLPGEWNKLTLGGGVKWQSRIYQAPNTGTSSLGGEQSSYALVSLVGRYAITKKINVAVNVNNLFDKKYALQKGDFDTVTYGAPRNVMVTLNYKL
- a CDS encoding siderophore-interacting protein encodes the protein MKRITIDGSCLSTLRPGLPSQWFKLFVPLGNGQRSSGRAYTVRCFDQATHELDIDIFLHGDNGPVSAWAERVQVGDGFEISDVHPRSGFSIDPATEHYLLFGDETALPAIGAILEALPAHAKAQVFAEVANPAERQALTSAAALSVSWLFRDDDAQASSMPLLEAAPKALDVAGDAAMIWVAAESAQVAAIRRLMKVRGVDRTRLNATGYWKRGEADHRDEEA